A window of the Gossypium hirsutum isolate 1008001.06 chromosome A03, Gossypium_hirsutum_v2.1, whole genome shotgun sequence genome harbors these coding sequences:
- the LOC107887411 gene encoding NEDD8-activating enzyme E1 regulatory subunit AXR1: MAEPKTKYDRQLRIWGEQGQAALEKASICLLNCGPTGSETLKNLVLGGVGSITIVDGSKVEFGDLGNNFMVDDSSLGQSKAKCVCSFLQELNDAVKAKFIEEYPEALIDTNPSFFSQFTLVVATQLVEESMVKLDRICRQENVMLIFARSYGLTGLVRISVKEHTVIESKPDHFLDDLRLNNPWPELRGFAEAIDLNVQDPVAHKHIPYVVILVKMADEWKTSHGGTLPSTREQKREFKELLKARMAAMDEDNYKEAIDASFKLFAPQGISSDLQQIINDSCAEVGSSSSDFWVIVAALKEFIANEGGGEVPLEGSIPDMTSSTEHYVNLQKIYQAKSEADYLVLEERVRNILKKIGRDPHSIPKATIKSFSKNARKLKVCWYRSIEDEYNNPSPAELQKYLTDEDYSIAVGFYILLRAVDRYAANFNHFPGQFVGGLDEDISRLKTTAVSLLNDLGCSGLTLTEDLINEMCRFGAAELHAVAAIVGGIASQEVIKLITKQFVPMTGTFAFNAIDHKSQLLNLC, encoded by the exons ATGGCGGAGCCTAAAACCAAATACGATCGGCAGCTCAG GATCTGGGGTGAACAAGGGCAAGCAGCTCTAGAGAAAGCGAGCATATGTTTACTAAATTGTGGGCCAACTGGTTCTGAGACTTTGAAGAATCTTGTCCTTGGTGGTGTCGGAAGCATTACTATAGTCGATGGATCTAAGGTTGAATTCGGCGACCTTGGAAACAATTTTATGG TGGATGACTCAAGCCTTGGTCAGTCAAAAGCCAAATGTGTTTGTTCCTTCCTCCAAGAGCTAAACGATGCTGTTAAAGCTAAGTTTATTGAAGAGTATCCCGAGGCTTTAATCGACACCAACCCCTCTTTTTTTTCTCAGTTTACCTTAGTTGTTGCCACTCAG CTGGTGGAAGAATCTATGGTGAAGCTTGATAGAATTTGTAGACAAGAAAATGTGATGTTGATTTTTGCTCGCTCCTACGGCCTAACAGGTTTAGTTCGAATCAGTGTGAAG GAACACACTGTAATTGAATCAAAGCCTGACCATTTTCTAGATGACCTTCGGTTAAATAATCCATGGCCTGAGTTGAGAGG GTTTGCTGAAGCTATTGACCTAAATGTGCAAGATCCTGTTGCTCATAAACACATACCATATGTTGTCATCCTTGTCAAGATGGCCGATGAGTGGAAGACTAGCCATGGAGGTACTCTACCATCAACCAGAGAACAGAAAAGAGAGTTCAAG GAACTTCTCAAAGCCAGGATGGCTGCGATGGATGAAGACAACTATAAAGAAGCTATTGATGCCTCCTTTAAATTGTTTGCTCCTCAAGGAATCA GTTCAGATTTGCAGCAGATAATTAATGATAGCTGTGCTGAAGTTGGTTCTAGTTCTTCTGACTTTTGGGTGATAGTAGCAGCTTTGAAG GAGTTCATTGCAAATGAAGGTGGTGGGGAGGTACCACTTGAGGGGTCGATACCAGATATGACATCTTCAACTGA GCATTATGTAAACTTGCAGAAGATCTATCAGGCTAAATCTGAGGCTGATTATCTTGTTCTTGAAGAACGAGTTAGGAATATTCTTAAGAAAATTGGTAGAGATCCACATAGTATCCCTAAGGCAACGATAAAAAGCTTCAGCAAAAACGCTAGAAAGCTCAAA GTTTGTTGGTATCGCTCCATTGAGGATGAGTATAATAATCCATCTCCTGCTGAGCTGCAGAAGTATTTAACCGATGAAGATTACAG TATTGCTGTGGGATTCTATATTCTTCTAAGAGCTGTTGATCGCTATGCCGCAAATTTTAACCACTTTCCGGGACAGTTTGTTGG TGGATTGGATGAGGATATATCTCGGCTAAAAACGACAGCTGTTAGCCTACTTAATGATTTGGGTTGTAGCGGCTTAACATTGACGGAGGATCTTATTAATGAAATGTGCCGATTTGGTGCTGCGGAGCTCCATGCTGTTGCTGCCATCGTTGGTGGAATTGCATCTCAAGAAGTCATCAAG CTTATAACAAAACAGTTTGTTCCCATGACTGGCACCTTTGCATTCAATGCGATTGATCACAAGTCCCAATTGTTGAATCTGTGTTAG